From Vibrio crassostreae, one genomic window encodes:
- a CDS encoding LPS O-antigen chain length determinant protein WzzB, whose protein sequence is MKHQSQPQAYTPQNPPMYNSNDESVLKELFQAVWDGKFIVLLVALLSAAISVAIALSAQEWWSSSAIITKPQSQDLAAYQQQVRQFQPVFNIYQEDGTVIVSKELDRLVSSSVLFERFVNTFNSTNNKRTFLNESVDFQKIKDTLTPESSKMTEDASRALYSQWFERVSASNVNKNDRSSPYALTFQTMTKESSFDLLNAYIVATESKVHQDAFNNLKAAVNGKRNELIQQKIIWETQAKNQLLVETERTKYAADIARAAGVDSPIQTGNDNELFGIDLGLKGLEAKVHALESIKNLSVIEPRLQQINAKLDMLKSLEIDRNAEFQTFRFLESVQQPVTRDKPKRAAIVVLATLIGGMIGVAIVLIRFVFRKED, encoded by the coding sequence GTGAAGCATCAGAGTCAACCGCAGGCGTATACCCCGCAAAACCCACCTATGTATAATTCTAATGATGAGAGTGTTCTCAAAGAACTTTTTCAAGCTGTATGGGACGGGAAGTTCATTGTTTTACTTGTAGCTTTATTGTCTGCAGCTATCAGTGTTGCTATTGCGTTGTCAGCTCAGGAGTGGTGGTCTTCAAGTGCTATAATAACGAAGCCTCAATCTCAAGATTTAGCAGCCTACCAGCAACAAGTTCGTCAGTTTCAGCCTGTATTTAATATTTATCAAGAAGATGGCACTGTTATTGTTAGTAAAGAATTAGACCGTTTAGTGAGTTCCAGTGTTCTGTTCGAACGTTTTGTGAATACTTTTAATTCAACCAACAATAAGCGAACTTTCCTTAACGAAAGTGTGGATTTTCAAAAGATCAAGGACACTCTAACGCCTGAAAGCTCGAAAATGACGGAAGATGCTTCACGAGCACTTTATTCCCAGTGGTTTGAAAGAGTTTCGGCGTCGAATGTTAACAAGAATGATCGTAGTTCCCCCTATGCACTCACTTTTCAAACAATGACGAAAGAAAGTAGCTTTGACTTACTGAATGCCTATATTGTGGCTACTGAATCAAAAGTTCACCAAGATGCGTTTAATAACTTAAAGGCGGCTGTCAACGGTAAGCGAAATGAGTTGATCCAACAGAAGATAATTTGGGAAACTCAGGCGAAAAATCAATTGTTAGTGGAAACTGAACGAACGAAGTATGCCGCTGATATAGCACGAGCTGCTGGAGTGGATAGTCCAATTCAGACTGGTAATGATAATGAACTATTTGGTATCGATCTGGGGTTGAAAGGTTTGGAGGCAAAAGTTCACGCTTTGGAATCAATAAAAAATCTCAGCGTCATTGAGCCTCGCCTACAGCAGATAAATGCAAAATTGGATATGTTGAAGAGTCTTGAAATAGACAGAAATGCTGAGTTTCAAACATTCCGTTTCCTTGAGAGTGTCCAACAACCAGTTACTAGAGATAAACCCAAGCGCGCTGCGATTGTTGTCCTTGCTACATTAATCGGTGGGATGATTGGTGTGGCTATTGTGTTGATACGCTTCGTTTTTAGAAAAGAAGATTAA
- a CDS encoding outer membrane beta-barrel protein, with protein MKMQWLARVSPLLLLSATAVGAENLYVGAKVGSVTADNFAPLVESRTAIDDSDTSYGLFVGYQLLDTLSIEGSYNYLGEYNLKDIAGGSYDASTFDVLLKASGNINDSLALYAKGGFAIYDWNANGPGVESDDSGVIPTIAFGSEYSITPSMKVGLEYQFYDGIGGVNIDSFNVALSHSF; from the coding sequence ATGAAAATGCAGTGGTTAGCTAGGGTTTCACCTTTGTTGTTGCTATCAGCAACAGCTGTTGGAGCTGAAAATTTATACGTAGGCGCTAAAGTAGGTAGTGTAACTGCCGATAACTTTGCACCATTAGTAGAGAGCCGTACGGCTATTGACGACTCAGACACATCTTACGGTTTGTTTGTGGGTTATCAATTATTGGACACCTTGTCTATAGAAGGCAGCTACAACTATCTTGGTGAATATAACCTTAAAGATATTGCCGGTGGTAGTTACGATGCAAGTACCTTTGATGTGCTGCTTAAAGCCTCTGGTAACATAAACGATAGTCTAGCGTTATATGCTAAAGGTGGCTTCGCTATTTATGACTGGAACGCAAACGGCCCAGGCGTGGAGTCTGATGATTCTGGCGTGATTCCAACAATCGCTTTCGGTTCTGAATACTCGATTACACCATCGATGAAGGTTGGTTTAGAGTATCAATTCTATGATGGTATTGGTGGTGTTAACATCGATTCATTTAATGTTGCCTTGTCTCATAGCTTTTAA
- a CDS encoding YjbH domain-containing protein, translating into MKILSYSKNASLIASLSALAIASNAYAVDNLMSSQSYTGAIIVPNAQVMDTGDISYLYGQGVPYKGKTSELDNILFSVGLFDGFEAAGRIVTKTYDCHLYPNVPNYNPNCGNGIRDLSASFKYQLPFVKDWTGFDFAIGVQDFGGAASNFETYYAVADFEPDFVPARFSAGYGKSEVSHGVLNGPFASLEYQPWDFVQLIAEHDSHQFNAGLKVFTPEHYLPLDTQLSFQYQFYTSGNADIDIWSVAASTPLMGFSESRRVNELTLEDKISIEQAHHKFAGMVQLKKALVDEGFLNVRISADDIGLNVALENRRYNRNQVDGVGVALGIISSYVGEGMLQDLGVKNYQQQNIRLFNLVNDMPMMEVITNAPCYREFVKTGEPCKTLLVRTSDVKKSYAKANFDKEVARSGFGRTQVIVSPALYHNTATEYGVFDYSLALATNLYTPLWKGAALDVRHVMPLAESDDFEEGEIWGDDAFENEVDRVLFHQAFQLPYNLTTQFSFGQVYGNFLGFLNETQYASNSGRHILGAEYANFSAQDKYDSRGKAILDATPMIGHYTYSRPEWNWQGKVQAGQFWKGDEGVRVTTSHWLGDVRVDASYQTTKAVGSSEAEDFVTLSIAIPLTLWRDMSPDYVQLRGIDQFVYALQTRVGDSHNNLGTGLGVDTGLQHNIERQYFNRNRIGASYYYENRQRLRNAYLKYLEAVK; encoded by the coding sequence ATGAAAATACTCAGCTATTCTAAAAACGCATCTCTCATAGCATCTCTTAGCGCATTAGCGATTGCTTCTAATGCCTACGCCGTCGATAACTTGATGTCGTCCCAAAGTTATACCGGTGCAATCATTGTACCCAATGCTCAAGTGATGGACACTGGCGACATTTCTTACCTCTACGGCCAAGGCGTGCCATACAAGGGGAAAACCAGTGAGTTAGATAACATATTATTTAGCGTTGGTTTATTTGATGGGTTTGAAGCGGCGGGGCGAATTGTCACCAAAACTTACGATTGTCACCTTTACCCAAACGTACCAAACTACAACCCTAATTGTGGTAATGGTATTCGTGATTTGTCGGCATCGTTTAAATACCAGCTTCCTTTCGTTAAAGATTGGACAGGGTTCGATTTTGCCATAGGTGTTCAAGATTTTGGTGGCGCAGCCAGCAACTTTGAAACCTACTATGCAGTAGCTGATTTTGAACCTGACTTTGTCCCGGCAAGGTTTAGTGCCGGTTATGGTAAATCAGAAGTGAGTCATGGTGTTCTAAACGGGCCCTTTGCTAGTTTAGAATATCAGCCGTGGGATTTTGTTCAACTGATTGCAGAGCACGACTCTCACCAATTCAACGCTGGCTTAAAGGTATTTACACCAGAACACTACTTACCACTGGATACACAGCTATCTTTTCAATACCAGTTTTACACCAGTGGTAATGCCGATATAGATATTTGGTCGGTAGCGGCATCAACCCCCTTAATGGGATTCTCTGAGTCTCGCCGAGTGAACGAACTGACACTGGAAGACAAGATTTCAATAGAACAAGCTCATCATAAATTTGCCGGTATGGTTCAACTTAAAAAAGCACTGGTTGATGAAGGCTTTCTTAACGTTAGAATTTCTGCTGATGATATTGGTTTAAACGTTGCTCTGGAAAACAGGCGCTATAATCGTAACCAAGTCGATGGTGTTGGTGTTGCTCTGGGTATTATCTCTTCCTATGTGGGTGAAGGTATGCTGCAAGACCTTGGGGTTAAAAACTACCAACAACAAAACATTCGCTTGTTTAACTTGGTGAATGACATGCCGATGATGGAAGTGATCACCAATGCGCCGTGTTACCGTGAATTTGTGAAAACGGGCGAGCCTTGTAAAACCCTTCTTGTTCGCACCTCAGATGTGAAAAAGAGTTATGCAAAAGCAAACTTTGATAAAGAGGTGGCTCGTTCAGGCTTTGGTCGCACACAGGTAATTGTTTCCCCTGCTTTATATCACAATACTGCCACAGAATACGGTGTATTTGACTACTCTTTAGCGCTTGCCACTAACCTATATACGCCTCTTTGGAAGGGCGCCGCATTGGATGTTCGACACGTAATGCCACTGGCAGAGAGTGACGACTTTGAAGAGGGCGAAATTTGGGGCGACGACGCGTTTGAAAATGAAGTCGATAGGGTTCTTTTCCACCAAGCATTCCAATTGCCTTACAACCTCACCACTCAATTCTCATTCGGACAAGTTTACGGAAACTTTTTGGGCTTTTTGAATGAAACGCAGTATGCGAGCAACAGTGGTCGTCACATTCTAGGGGCTGAATACGCCAACTTTTCTGCTCAAGATAAGTACGACTCAAGAGGGAAGGCTATCTTAGATGCGACCCCTATGATTGGCCACTATACCTACTCAAGACCAGAGTGGAACTGGCAAGGTAAAGTGCAAGCCGGTCAATTCTGGAAAGGCGATGAAGGGGTACGCGTAACCACCAGTCATTGGCTAGGTGATGTAAGAGTTGATGCGTCATACCAGACCACAAAAGCAGTAGGCAGCAGTGAAGCCGAAGATTTTGTGACGCTTTCTATCGCGATTCCGCTGACACTATGGCGTGATATGAGCCCTGACTACGTTCAATTGCGTGGTATCGACCAGTTTGTGTACGCTCTACAAACTCGTGTTGGTGATAGCCATAATAATTTAGGCACAGGCTTGGGTGTCGATACTGGCTTACAACACAATATTGAAAGGCAGTACTTCAACCGTAACCGTATCGGTGCGAGTTACTACTATGAAAACAGACAGCGCTTACGCAACGCTTACCTAAAATATTTAGAAGCCGTAAAATAA
- a CDS encoding low molecular weight protein-tyrosine-phosphatase encodes MFNKILVVCVGNICRSPTGERVLQNLLPNKEVASAGIAAEKSRLIGKPADDTAILIAAENGVDVENHQSQQVTPQLCAQYDLILVMEKGHMEALTQISPEARGKTMLFGQWIGQKDIPDPYRQSREAFEHAYKLIDEAAQAWAKKL; translated from the coding sequence ATGTTTAATAAAATTTTAGTCGTATGCGTGGGCAACATTTGTCGTTCCCCGACTGGAGAGCGAGTTTTACAAAACTTGCTGCCTAACAAAGAAGTTGCCTCTGCCGGTATCGCGGCCGAGAAAAGCCGTTTAATCGGCAAACCTGCAGACGACACGGCGATTTTGATCGCTGCAGAAAACGGGGTCGATGTTGAAAATCACCAATCGCAGCAAGTTACACCACAGCTTTGTGCGCAGTATGACTTGATCTTGGTGATGGAGAAGGGCCATATGGAGGCGCTTACTCAAATATCGCCAGAGGCACGCGGTAAAACCATGCTGTTCGGTCAGTGGATTGGCCAAAAAGACATTCCTGACCCTTATCGTCAAAGCCGTGAAGCCTTTGAACACGCTTATAAGCTGATTGACGAAGCGGCACAAGCTTGGGCAAAAAAGCTGTAA
- a CDS encoding polysaccharide biosynthesis tyrosine autokinase produces the protein MTTQPSQQSHTDNSDEIDLGKLLGILLDAKWLIMLTTFAFAVFGIAFALLSTPIYKADALIQIEEKSSGGISSMVGDMGELFSQESSATTEVEIIKSRMILGETVDKFNLTTVTSPNYAPIVGKGFARLTGDINHIAVSRFTLPSYASGYTHTIQILDAEQGTYQLVRDDERVILKGKVGELATADDYSLFVAGFESHNDFEFSISQRSRLEAIEWLKASLSLSEQGKQTGILKLSFEGENKQQISEILNHISQIYFLQNVKRNSAEAEKSLEFLESHLPGIKSELTGYEDVLNNYRQKNESIDLGLEAQSTLKVMVELEAQLNELTFKESEISQRFTKDHPAYKALLDKRKTLMGEKERLNKQVQKLPKTQREVLRMTRDVEVNQQIYIQLLNKVQELSIIKAGTVGNVRILDDAQAYARAVKPKKPLIVVLATLLGGMLSVAFVLVKAAFHRGVESPDQIEQIGLPVYAAVPKSDLQIELTNRFKSKKQQTKGTQALLAESNPADLSVEALRGLRTSLHFAMLEAKNNVLMISGPAPGIGKSFISTNFAAVAAKTGQKVLLIDADMRKGYLQQSFGVKWDNGLSDVLSSKQEFAQSVKTTPVENLEIITRGQVPPNPSELLMHPRFAELMEWASKEYDLVIVDTPPVLAVTDPSIVGAFAGTTLMVARYGQNTIKEIDVARNRFEQSGIEVKGVIFNAIEKKASSSYGYGYYNYAYSSDKK, from the coding sequence ATGACAACACAACCCTCTCAGCAATCGCATACAGATAACTCTGATGAGATAGATTTAGGAAAACTGCTTGGCATTCTGCTGGACGCTAAATGGCTAATCATGCTGACCACATTTGCTTTTGCTGTGTTTGGTATTGCGTTTGCATTGCTTTCAACGCCGATATACAAAGCCGACGCGTTGATTCAAATTGAAGAGAAGAGCTCTGGCGGTATATCTTCTATGGTCGGCGATATGGGCGAACTATTCTCGCAAGAGTCATCGGCAACCACCGAAGTTGAGATCATCAAATCTCGTATGATCTTAGGTGAAACGGTCGATAAGTTTAACCTCACGACGGTGACATCACCGAACTACGCACCTATCGTCGGCAAAGGCTTTGCTCGCTTAACCGGCGACATCAACCACATCGCAGTGAGCCGCTTTACTTTGCCAAGCTATGCGAGCGGTTACACACACACGATTCAGATTCTCGATGCTGAGCAGGGTACCTACCAACTGGTTCGTGACGATGAGCGAGTTATCTTAAAAGGCAAAGTCGGTGAGCTAGCGACAGCCGATGACTACAGTTTGTTTGTGGCAGGTTTTGAATCACACAACGATTTTGAATTCTCTATTAGTCAACGCAGCCGACTAGAAGCGATCGAATGGTTGAAAGCTTCTTTGTCTCTGTCTGAGCAAGGCAAGCAGACTGGCATTTTGAAGCTGAGCTTTGAAGGTGAAAATAAACAGCAGATTTCTGAAATCCTCAATCATATTAGCCAGATTTACTTCTTACAAAACGTGAAGCGTAATTCAGCGGAAGCAGAGAAGAGCCTAGAGTTCTTAGAGAGCCATCTCCCGGGTATTAAATCTGAGTTAACTGGCTATGAAGACGTATTAAACAATTACCGCCAAAAGAACGAATCGATCGACTTGGGCTTAGAAGCACAATCAACCCTGAAGGTAATGGTAGAGCTTGAAGCGCAATTGAATGAACTGACGTTTAAAGAGAGTGAAATCAGCCAGCGCTTTACTAAAGATCACCCAGCATACAAAGCTCTGCTTGATAAGCGTAAAACGCTGATGGGTGAGAAAGAGCGCCTGAACAAGCAAGTACAAAAGCTGCCAAAAACACAACGTGAAGTACTGCGTATGACACGTGATGTTGAAGTAAACCAACAGATCTACATCCAGCTATTGAACAAGGTTCAAGAACTCAGCATCATCAAAGCGGGTACCGTCGGTAACGTTCGTATTTTAGATGACGCTCAAGCCTATGCTCGCGCTGTAAAACCTAAGAAGCCGCTGATTGTTGTATTAGCAACGCTACTAGGTGGCATGTTAAGTGTCGCGTTTGTATTAGTGAAAGCGGCGTTCCACCGTGGTGTGGAAAGCCCAGACCAAATTGAACAAATCGGCCTTCCGGTTTACGCCGCGGTACCAAAATCTGATTTGCAGATAGAGCTAACTAACCGCTTTAAATCGAAGAAGCAGCAAACCAAGGGGACGCAAGCACTGCTTGCCGAATCGAACCCTGCGGATCTTTCGGTTGAAGCGCTGCGTGGCCTTCGTACCAGCTTGCACTTTGCGATGCTAGAAGCGAAAAACAACGTCTTGATGATCTCTGGCCCAGCGCCGGGTATTGGTAAATCATTCATCTCGACCAACTTTGCCGCAGTAGCAGCAAAAACAGGCCAAAAGGTATTGTTGATTGATGCCGACATGCGTAAAGGTTACCTACAACAAAGCTTTGGTGTGAAATGGGACAACGGCCTTTCTGATGTATTGAGCAGCAAACAAGAGTTCGCTCAATCAGTGAAAACCACACCAGTAGAAAACCTAGAAATCATTACTCGCGGCCAAGTGCCACCCAACCCATCTGAACTGCTGATGCACCCACGCTTCGCTGAGCTAATGGAATGGGCATCAAAAGAGTATGACTTGGTGATTGTCGATACCCCGCCAGTGCTTGCGGTAACCGACCCAAGCATTGTCGGCGCTTTCGCTGGTACCACATTAATGGTCGCACGTTACGGTCAAAACACCATTAAAGAGATCGATGTTGCTCGTAACCGCTTCGAACAATCAGGTATTGAAGTGAAAGGCGTTATCTTCAACGCCATCGAGAAGAAAGCATCAAGCTCATATGGCTACGGCTACTACAACTACGCATATTCGAGCGATAAGAAATAA
- a CDS encoding polysaccharide export protein produces MKINKNRLLFALIPALLVGCTTPGTHLSTGGKNVIQPSEEQQESDISEVVNVYPLTAQLVSTYQTGTLSVSQANPELDLDIAKYEYKVGVGDILNITIWDHPELTIPAGSYRSSTEAGNWVHADGTIFYPYIGTVEVAGKTVREIRSDIAARLAKYIESPQVDVNVAAFRSKKTYITGEVSKPGQQPITNIPLTLLDAVNRSGGLSEDADWRNVSLTRNGVEENLSLYGLMQRGDLTQNRLLQAGDIVHVPRNDNQKVFVMGEVKEPKLLKIDRVGMSLTEALSNVGGINELTADATGVFVIRTSDDKSERMADIYQLDIEDASALVIGTEFDLKPYDIVYVTAAPISRWNRVIGQLLPTINGFNNLTEGMLRVRNW; encoded by the coding sequence ATGAAGATCAATAAAAATCGTCTCCTTTTCGCGCTTATACCTGCATTGCTTGTAGGGTGTACGACTCCAGGTACTCACCTGTCTACTGGTGGTAAGAATGTGATTCAGCCTTCTGAGGAGCAGCAAGAGTCTGATATTTCTGAAGTGGTGAATGTGTATCCGCTGACGGCGCAGCTAGTATCGACTTACCAAACGGGTACATTGTCGGTGTCACAAGCCAACCCTGAACTCGACCTAGACATCGCAAAGTATGAATACAAAGTCGGCGTGGGCGATATCTTAAATATCACGATCTGGGATCACCCTGAACTGACGATTCCTGCCGGTTCTTACCGTAGTAGTACCGAAGCGGGTAACTGGGTTCATGCTGACGGCACCATCTTCTACCCGTACATTGGTACAGTCGAAGTGGCAGGAAAAACCGTTCGTGAAATTCGTTCAGATATAGCAGCACGTTTGGCGAAATACATCGAAAGCCCGCAAGTTGATGTTAACGTCGCGGCTTTCCGTTCTAAGAAAACCTACATTACTGGCGAAGTGTCTAAACCTGGCCAGCAGCCGATTACCAATATCCCACTAACATTACTGGATGCCGTGAACCGCTCTGGTGGTTTGTCTGAAGATGCTGATTGGCGTAACGTTTCATTAACCCGTAATGGCGTGGAAGAGAACCTTTCGCTTTACGGCTTGATGCAACGTGGTGACTTAACGCAAAACCGCTTACTGCAAGCCGGTGATATTGTTCACGTACCGCGTAACGATAATCAGAAAGTGTTTGTGATGGGGGAAGTGAAAGAGCCTAAGTTATTAAAGATTGATCGCGTAGGAATGAGCCTAACCGAAGCACTCAGTAACGTAGGTGGTATTAATGAACTTACCGCCGATGCAACGGGTGTGTTTGTGATCCGAACTTCTGATGATAAATCAGAACGCATGGCGGATATTTACCAACTGGACATCGAAGATGCGTCAGCCTTAGTGATTGGCACCGAATTTGATTTAAAGCCTTACGACATTGTTTACGTAACGGCCGCACCAATCAGCCGTTGGAACCGTGTAATCGGTCAGTTGCTTCCGACCATCAATGGATTTAACAACCTAACCGAAGGTATGTTGCGCGTTCGTAATTGGTAA
- the wecA gene encoding UDP-N-acetylglucosamine--undecaprenyl-phosphate N-acetylglucosaminephosphotransferase — translation MLIPLLDLSFLFFFSLASLFTMRKLAKKIGLVDKPNSRKLHSGAIPLVGGISICVSILYFLLNNPDILPNTELYAISIILLVGVGALDDKYDLSFKLRFVIQAGLSVAMMVIGGIELNTIGDILGSGEVVTLGWFGYLVTVLAVVGAINAFNMVDGIDGLLGGLAIVTFGGLGVMLNHDGQANLAYICLVLVVVIIPYILLNLGAFGRKRKVFMGDAGSMLIGFTVIWLLLLSSQNGTKPPLRPVTALWLIAVPLMDMASIMIRRIRRGDSPFKPDRDHLHHIFQRLGLSSTQTLIIICAIAALYAGVGIYAEMIGVPEYVMLYSFVVCFLIYLVLLSNVWKITAYVRKAINKTI, via the coding sequence GTGCTCATTCCATTACTTGATCTCTCTTTTCTTTTTTTCTTTTCTTTAGCAAGTCTTTTTACGATGCGTAAGCTTGCTAAGAAAATTGGCCTAGTAGATAAACCTAATTCACGTAAACTTCATAGCGGAGCTATTCCTTTAGTTGGTGGGATTTCTATTTGCGTATCCATCCTCTATTTTTTACTTAACAACCCCGACATTTTACCAAATACCGAGCTCTATGCGATTTCCATCATACTTCTCGTTGGTGTTGGTGCTTTAGATGACAAATATGACTTAAGTTTTAAGTTACGTTTTGTGATCCAAGCAGGGCTATCTGTTGCAATGATGGTTATTGGTGGTATTGAGCTCAATACCATCGGAGACATTTTAGGCTCAGGAGAGGTGGTTACGCTTGGTTGGTTTGGGTACTTGGTGACCGTTTTAGCCGTAGTGGGAGCAATCAATGCTTTTAATATGGTTGATGGTATAGATGGACTTCTAGGGGGACTAGCAATAGTAACCTTTGGTGGACTGGGAGTTATGCTTAACCATGATGGACAAGCAAACCTAGCTTATATTTGTCTTGTACTTGTTGTAGTAATAATCCCCTATATTTTGCTAAACCTAGGTGCTTTCGGTAGGAAAAGAAAGGTTTTTATGGGAGATGCAGGTAGCATGCTTATCGGCTTTACCGTTATTTGGTTGTTATTACTTTCTAGCCAAAACGGAACAAAGCCACCTCTAAGACCTGTAACCGCACTATGGCTTATTGCTGTCCCTTTAATGGACATGGCCTCAATCATGATTCGTCGTATTCGAAGAGGTGATTCACCATTTAAGCCCGACCGTGATCACTTACATCATATTTTTCAACGCTTAGGCTTGAGCTCAACCCAAACACTTATTATTATTTGTGCTATCGCAGCTCTATATGCTGGTGTTGGGATCTACGCTGAAATGATTGGTGTTCCTGAATATGTGATGTTGTACAGCTTCGTAGTCTGTTTTTTGATTTATCTTGTGTTGTTAAGCAACGTATGGAAAATCACAGCTTATGTTAGAAAAGCCATAAATAAAACGATCTAG
- a CDS encoding glycosyltransferase translates to MNRLAVIMSVYCSDRLDYLEEAFSSLLAQDFVDFDIYINIDGDIPSDLNKYLSKQLDLNENLFIYRTEVNQGLASSLNRLIEEILVKEQYYYIARMDSDDTCDPSRFRKQVEFMDNDKSVDISGSYCREFGASYALDLKKVPLTHEELVNFSLLRCPFIHPTVIFRADVLKDGNRYPTDTHLTEDMAFWFQLLDRGYRFANLGQPLLQYRLNEDTVKRRQGFKKGFHETILRFSYMLKWKKITLKNICLILARLFFHMLPVDIIKYLYKNKR, encoded by the coding sequence ATGAATAGATTAGCTGTGATCATGAGTGTATATTGCTCTGATAGATTAGATTATCTAGAAGAAGCATTCTCCAGTCTACTCGCACAGGATTTCGTTGATTTTGATATCTATATAAATATAGACGGTGACATTCCATCAGATCTCAATAAGTACCTGTCTAAGCAATTAGATCTTAACGAAAATCTGTTTATATATCGAACTGAAGTGAATCAAGGTTTAGCGAGCTCTCTAAATCGATTAATTGAAGAGATCTTAGTTAAGGAACAATATTACTATATAGCGAGGATGGATAGTGATGATACCTGTGACCCTTCTAGGTTCAGGAAGCAAGTAGAGTTTATGGACAACGACAAAAGTGTTGATATTTCTGGCTCTTATTGTCGAGAATTTGGCGCATCATATGCGTTGGATCTAAAAAAAGTTCCACTTACTCATGAAGAGCTCGTTAATTTTTCTTTGCTTCGATGCCCATTTATCCATCCAACGGTGATCTTTAGAGCAGATGTATTGAAAGATGGGAATCGTTACCCCACAGACACCCATCTTACCGAGGATATGGCGTTTTGGTTCCAATTGCTTGATCGGGGTTATAGGTTCGCAAACCTGGGACAGCCCTTGCTGCAATATCGTTTGAACGAAGATACGGTCAAGCGTAGGCAAGGTTTTAAAAAAGGCTTTCACGAAACGATATTGCGATTTAGTTATATGCTCAAATGGAAAAAGATAACGTTGAAAAATATTTGTCTGATATTAGCTCGATTATTTTTTCATATGTTACCTGTTGATATAATTAAGTATCTTTATAAAAACAAGCGTTAA